One part of the Bacillus sp. FJAT-27916 genome encodes these proteins:
- a CDS encoding potassium transporter TrkG → MPQSKSSIHSFRQIFFLYIGCVIIFACLYLLPVSKTADLAVIDSLFLSTSALSVTGLTPIDIGTELTRVGQSILMVEMQLGGIGIVIIISYLFLVMDKRITVSNMLLLSKDQNHHKLGSITALGVSVLIIASIVETICFFILFGEIRPRFDDFGDAVFVTAFHSVASFTNSGFDLFGDSLVSFKHNNLFLTTTAITIFLGSLGYPTMMEYILSFRKKKTLFTRINIRMHLLLLFAGTVLYLLLESKNILEGFSFWDKLTNAFFFSATSRNGGLTTIDVSGLTITTVLCLMFLMFIGGASSSTGGGIRLTTAAVLIAKIGAVAKSRKEVVIMRKTITQDTIDKSFMIFFTFITLFFVSTILLTTWQPQELEPIMFEVLSALTNTGLSFGITNELTGASKTILILLMIIGRIGIFSFIYTIFKAEKFKARYLKEDLAVG, encoded by the coding sequence ATGCCGCAAAGCAAATCTTCTATCCACTCATTTAGGCAGATTTTCTTTTTGTACATAGGCTGTGTCATTATATTTGCTTGTCTATATCTGCTTCCTGTGTCAAAAACGGCTGATTTGGCTGTTATTGATTCATTATTCCTATCAACGAGCGCTTTAAGTGTGACAGGATTAACCCCTATTGATATTGGTACGGAATTAACAAGAGTGGGACAATCCATTTTAATGGTGGAGATGCAGCTTGGGGGAATCGGAATTGTTATCATCATCAGTTATCTATTCTTAGTAATGGATAAACGAATTACCGTCTCAAATATGCTTCTTTTATCAAAAGACCAGAATCATCATAAGCTGGGTTCCATTACAGCTTTGGGAGTTTCGGTCTTAATTATCGCATCGATTGTGGAGACGATTTGTTTTTTCATTCTTTTTGGCGAGATTCGGCCGCGCTTTGATGATTTCGGTGATGCTGTCTTCGTGACTGCTTTCCATTCTGTCGCAAGCTTTACCAATTCAGGATTCGATTTATTCGGAGATAGCCTTGTCTCATTCAAGCACAATAATTTGTTCCTGACCACAACGGCAATCACGATTTTCCTTGGCAGTCTTGGTTATCCAACCATGATGGAATACATCCTTTCCTTCAGAAAGAAGAAGACCTTGTTTACCCGGATCAATATCCGGATGCATCTTCTGCTGCTGTTTGCAGGAACCGTCCTTTATCTCTTGCTCGAATCAAAGAATATTCTGGAGGGATTTTCTTTCTGGGACAAGCTGACCAATGCATTTTTCTTTTCGGCAACTTCAAGAAATGGCGGTTTGACGACAATTGATGTGTCAGGGCTGACCATTACGACTGTTCTATGCCTGATGTTTCTTATGTTTATCGGGGGAGCATCATCAAGTACCGGGGGAGGAATCCGGCTGACAACGGCAGCCGTCTTAATCGCAAAGATTGGTGCCGTGGCTAAATCACGCAAAGAAGTGGTCATCATGCGCAAGACGATTACACAGGATACGATCGATAAATCATTTATGATTTTCTTTACCTTTATCACGCTCTTTTTCGTATCCACCATTTTGCTGACAACATGGCAGCCGCAGGAACTTGAGCCAATTATGTTTGAGGTTCTGTCTGCATTGACGAATACAGGGCTCTCATTTGGCATTACAAACGAATTGACAGGTGCATCGAAAACCATACTAATCTTGTTGATGATTATTGGCCGGATTGGTATTTTCAGTTTCATCTATACGATTTTTAAAGCAGAAAAATTTAAAGCTAGATACTTAAAAGAAGATTTAGCTGTGGGCTAA
- a CDS encoding DUF378 domain-containing protein, whose translation MSIVQKIALVLTIIGAVNWGLVGFFQFDLVAALFGGQDAILSRIVYALVGIAGLINIGLLFAPAKETRTA comes from the coding sequence ATGAGTATTGTTCAAAAAATTGCACTTGTCTTAACTATTATTGGAGCGGTTAACTGGGGATTAGTCGGTTTCTTCCAATTTGATCTTGTTGCTGCCTTATTTGGAGGCCAAGACGCCATCCTTTCGCGCATTGTTTATGCATTAGTCGGAATTGCTGGTTTAATCAATATTGGACTATTGTTTGCACCTGCAAAAGAAACAAGAACTGCCTAA